In the Kineosporiaceae bacterium genome, one interval contains:
- a CDS encoding saccharopine dehydrogenase NADP-binding domain-containing protein: protein MRVLVVGAGGVGSAVARIAARRDFFEHLVISDYDLARAEQAVAAVTAVHPDGRFVAARVDASSAEAVSALAREHRITHVLNAVDPRFVMSVFEGALAAGADYLDMAMSLSRPHSDDPYGSCGVKLGDEQFAREQAWRDAGRLALVGIGVEPGLSDVFARYAADHLFETIDELGVRDGANLTVDGYDFAPSFSIWTTIEECLNPPVIHEAGRGWFTTEPFSEPEVFDFPGGIGPVECVNVEHEEVLLMPRWVTARRVTFKYGLGEEFIDVLRTLHKLGLDGTAPVAVRGGLDDGSSARVRVSPRDVVAACLPDPATLGDRMHGATCAGLWVTGTGKGTHPDGTPFAGRPREVYLHHVVDNDWSMAEYGSQCVVWQTAVNPVVALELLAEGTWSGQGVLGPEAFDAVPFLDRLGDLGPTWGLQERVVAP from the coding sequence ATGCGGGTACTGGTGGTGGGTGCCGGGGGAGTGGGCAGCGCCGTGGCTCGGATCGCGGCCCGTCGTGACTTCTTCGAACACCTCGTGATCAGTGACTACGATCTCGCCCGGGCCGAGCAGGCCGTGGCCGCTGTGACCGCGGTTCACCCGGACGGGCGGTTCGTCGCCGCGCGCGTCGACGCCTCCAGCGCCGAGGCGGTCTCGGCCCTGGCCCGCGAGCACCGGATCACCCACGTGCTCAACGCCGTCGATCCGCGTTTCGTGATGAGTGTCTTCGAGGGCGCCCTGGCCGCCGGCGCCGACTATCTCGACATGGCGATGAGCCTGTCGCGGCCGCACTCGGATGACCCGTACGGCAGCTGCGGGGTCAAGCTCGGTGACGAGCAGTTCGCCCGCGAGCAGGCGTGGCGGGACGCCGGTCGACTGGCGCTGGTGGGCATCGGCGTCGAGCCCGGGCTGTCGGACGTGTTCGCCCGCTACGCCGCCGACCACCTGTTCGAGACCATCGACGAACTCGGTGTGCGCGACGGCGCGAACCTCACCGTCGACGGCTACGACTTCGCGCCGTCCTTCTCGATCTGGACCACGATCGAGGAGTGCCTCAACCCGCCGGTGATCCACGAGGCGGGCCGCGGCTGGTTCACCACCGAGCCCTTCAGCGAGCCCGAGGTATTCGACTTCCCCGGTGGCATCGGCCCGGTGGAGTGCGTCAACGTCGAGCACGAGGAGGTGCTGCTGATGCCGCGCTGGGTCACGGCGCGGCGGGTCACCTTCAAGTACGGGCTCGGCGAGGAGTTCATCGACGTCCTACGCACGCTGCACAAGCTGGGCCTGGACGGCACCGCGCCGGTCGCCGTCCGGGGCGGTCTGGACGACGGCAGTTCGGCCCGCGTCCGGGTGAGCCCGCGCGATGTGGTGGCCGCCTGTCTGCCGGACCCCGCCACCCTGGGGGATCGGATGCACGGCGCGACCTGCGCCGGGTTGTGGGTCACCGGCACCGGCAAGGGCACTCACCCCGACGGGACGCCGTTCGCCGGGCGCCCCCGCGAGGTCTACCTGCACCACGTGGTCGACAACGACTGGTCCATGGCCGAGTACGGCTCGCAGTGTGTGGTCTGGCAGACCGCTGTCAACCCGGTGGTCGCGCTCGAACTGCTCGCCGAGGGCACCTGGTCCGGTCAGGGCGTTCTCGGGCCGGAGGCGTTCGACGCCGTACCGTTCCTGGACCGGCTGGGTGATCTGGGTCCGACCTGGGGACTGCAGGAGCGCGTCGTCGCACCGTGA